The DNA sequence TCTCATATAACGTGGGAATGCAGAAAAGGGTAGTTGGAAATTGACTTGgagaatttgaatttttttgttttttttgtttttaccaaGGGGGGGCGTGCATGCATGATCAGCGGTTAGTGGTAGTTTTAAAGGGTTGGAAAACATGTTCGTCGTGCACCGCCTGTAATTACGATTCCAATTTGGACCCACCCGCTTCGATTAATCACGCCATTACTTTCGGCTTCAACCCTCTTTAAGACGACCTCGTCTTTCCCACCTCAAGCGCCCCCCATCATCAACCTCGCCTCTTACAACGCTCTCTTCTTGCACCACTCTTAGGGCAAGAGAGGGAGAAGAAACGACATGGGGTTCGATGATAAGACGTTTCCTCTTGTCTTTTTtatctcctcccttcttcttgTTGTCCCACATCTTGTGCTATCGGCTCCGCTTCACGACCCGGATGTTGTGGTAGAAGAAGTTCATAGGTAAGTCGGCATCTCTTTcaactcaattatacttttgtAACAAAGTTTCATATGATGTGGTTATGTATAATGTGTCCGTCGCCTGATGCAGGAGCATCAATGCGTCGCGGAGGAACCTCGCCTACCTCTCATGCGGCTCGGGCAACCCGATCGACGACTGCTGGCGATGCGACCCAAACTGGGAGAGCAACCGGCAGCGCCTGGCCGACTGCGCTATCGGGTTCGGGAAGAACGCCCTCGGGGGGAAGAACGGCCGGATCTACGTGGTCACGGACTCGGGGGACGACGACCCGGTGAGCCCCAGGCCGGGCACCCTGCGGCACGCGGTCATCCAGGACGAGCCCCTCTGGATCGTGTTCAAGAGGGACATGGCCATCCGGCTCAAGAACGAGCTCGTGGTGAACTCCTTCAAGACCATCGACGGGCGGGGGGCGAGCGTCCACATCGGCGACGGGCCGTGCATCACCATCCACTACGCCACGAACATCATCATCCATGGCATCCACATCCACGACTGCAAGCAGAGCGGCAACGCCATGATAAGGGACTCCCCGGAGCACTACGGGTGGTGGACTGTGTCGGACGGGGACGGCGTGTCGATCTACGACAGCAAGCACATATGGGTCGACCACTGCTCGCTGTCGAACTGCCACGATGGGCTCATCGACGCCAACCACGGGTCGACCGCCATCACGTTATCGAACAACTACATGACGCACCATGACAAGGTGATGCTCTTGGGGTCCAGCGACTCGTACACCCGGGACAAGGACATGCAAGTCACCGTTGCTTTCAACCATTTTGGAGAAGGTTTGGTCCAAAGAATGCCCAGGTAAGTAATTCATTAAATTTATTGTCTCACTATTAGTACCATAAAAGTGTAATAATAACATAAGACTTGGttaatctttttctttatttcgcACTTTGTATATTAacatgttttatttttgttgctcctttatttatttttttatgtagatGTCGGCTTGGGTATTTTCATGTGGTGAACAATGACTATACTCATTGGGAGATGTATGCCATCGGAGGGAGTGCATCTCCCACCATCTACAGCCAAGGCAACAGATTTCTCGCACCTGATGACAGATTCAAAAAGGAGGTGAATAATTAGATTTTTAGGGCCTTAATTACCCTTGTCTACACAgacatttccttctttttttttttgtgtgtgtctaTAACCAAAAATATATAGCCTTTTCGACTTAACTCGGGATAATCCCGTTGCATGCGCGTTGTACATAGGTGACGAAGCACGAGGATGCATCGGAGAGCGAGTGGAAGAATTGGAACTGGAGGTCGGAGGGCGACATGTTGCTGAACGGCGCCTTCTTCCGGCAGACGGGGGCAGGCGCGTCGTCGACGTACGCAAGGGCCTCCAGCCTCAGCGGGAGGCCGTCGTCGATGGTGGCTTCCATGACCTTCACTGCCGGCGTGCTCAATTGCAGGAAGGGCTCTCGGTGTTGATTCCCCACTGGCCGCCCTTATTTAATAGGGCACTATCAACTAATTAATCACTATCGAAAATGAAGCGCTTTCCGCGCATggttatttatcaaattaagcAGAAAATGttagttttgtttctttttcttttttttttttgccttttttagtTCGACTTGTTTtaacaacctctctctctctctgtctctcggaTCAATGATTAGCAAGGATGTTTGTCTTGGCTGTAGTATGATGTTTTCTCATTAAAGAGGAGAAGCGTTGATTAAAATTTCTCTGGTCcctctaattttattttccgcCAAATGGGGAAATTTCGTTttatcacctttttttttttttttgttacgtcaaagcaagaaaaaaaggacagaaggagaaaaaagagacCAAAAGTTGGGATCATCCGAAAGAATAAAGTGGACGACATTGAGTTGGTCGTGGTCCGTCAATCATGGGCGAGATTGCACGTTGAGTGGGGTCGCAACCTCGGTTCGTGTCCTGATGTCCCATCGAGACTTGGTTTTTGAACCACGAAGCAAAGCAAGCGTGCATGCAAGAAGCAGAAACACACTCATTTAACTTCTAGAGCCAAGTAAATTATTTCACGTGCGCTTTGACACTGCACGTAGATGCTCTTGCGTCACTGGTCGAT is a window from the Rhodamnia argentea isolate NSW1041297 chromosome 8, ASM2092103v1, whole genome shotgun sequence genome containing:
- the LOC115741254 gene encoding pectate lyase-like gives rise to the protein MGFDDKTFPLVFFISSLLLVVPHLVLSAPLHDPDVVVEEVHRSINASRRNLAYLSCGSGNPIDDCWRCDPNWESNRQRLADCAIGFGKNALGGKNGRIYVVTDSGDDDPVSPRPGTLRHAVIQDEPLWIVFKRDMAIRLKNELVVNSFKTIDGRGASVHIGDGPCITIHYATNIIIHGIHIHDCKQSGNAMIRDSPEHYGWWTVSDGDGVSIYDSKHIWVDHCSLSNCHDGLIDANHGSTAITLSNNYMTHHDKVMLLGSSDSYTRDKDMQVTVAFNHFGEGLVQRMPRCRLGYFHVVNNDYTHWEMYAIGGSASPTIYSQGNRFLAPDDRFKKEVTKHEDASESEWKNWNWRSEGDMLLNGAFFRQTGAGASSTYARASSLSGRPSSMVASMTFTAGVLNCRKGSRC